The Bacteroidota bacterium genome window below encodes:
- a CDS encoding glutathione peroxidase: protein MENKNIYDISVKDMDGKDVKLSDYQGKVLLIVNVASHCGYTKQYDALEKLYETNKDKGFVILGFPCNDFGEQEPGTNEEIRQFCSSKFNVTFPLFDKIKVLGDDRNPLYNRLINNAPFSGDVAWNFEKFLIDKNGNIVGRYKSKVTPDSEELVSAINTELAK from the coding sequence ATGGAAAACAAAAACATCTACGATATTTCTGTAAAAGATATGGACGGCAAGGACGTGAAGCTTTCTGATTATCAGGGCAAGGTTCTCTTAATTGTCAACGTTGCATCTCACTGCGGCTATACAAAACAATACGATGCACTTGAAAAGCTCTACGAAACAAATAAAGATAAGGGCTTTGTAATTTTAGGATTTCCGTGCAATGATTTCGGTGAGCAGGAACCGGGTACCAATGAGGAGATAAGGCAATTTTGTTCTTCAAAGTTTAATGTTACATTTCCTCTTTTTGATAAGATAAAAGTTCTTGGAGACGACAGAAATCCTTTGTATAACAGATTAATAAACAACGCTCCTTTTTCAGGTGATGTTGCATGGAATTTCGAGAAATTTTTAATTGATAAAAACGGAAATATTGTAGGAAGATATAAAAGTAAAGTAACGCCGGATTCTGAAGAGTTGGTTTCGGCTATTAATACTGAGCTTGCTAAATAA
- a CDS encoding T9SS type A sorting domain-containing protein, with product MVRTFLLLISILCAVGDAYSQYKIKETFETAVYPPTGWTENDASDIISRSTSASGFGFGTGSIKADFFNVTSGTSTLTTQSFSNLSGNDTLVFDYAYAPYTGYSPDSLYIRISTDNGATFNVTLGAYLLSNIATATATDFEFTPGAGQWATIKLKLDAAVTGNTSLVQFGFVSNYGNSLFIDNITLGNTPTVDIQALSIENRGTQYFTSSNISPYGKYRNNGTTLATVNVTRTISPGGYSSTLSMTHVTPGEIRTGIFDPFSFSPGNTYTVRDSVYFSGDGDASNDTLSGTFIPKVANTVLLYWNDAASKDSLVTHLNAGGYSGVYDVISMSEYAGSLLAWRSVFALFGTGTSWNDAIRDSLKSFLDNSVAESQKTLAVFGNDLALVNDPIYNNSASISDTTFLRQYLHAQYIGDNWLTSVPLAASVLKGTGSLLPIASSVITDASPDFVKPVNNGVAGLVPFTEDGNGDTATTVIYDGTTYNSLFCTNLYSKFSTNTNMVFTTISQWVFDSSGVLPVELANFSYDVEQNNVNLKWMTVSENNNSGFDIERKLGNSSWQRISFVRGNSTSNTQHSYSYTDNITNAGVYNYRLKQIDFNGNYKYYNLNSEVNIGAPKKFTLKQNYPNPFNPSTNIEYELPDNAKVMINIYDVTGRLAGTLVNDVQNAGYYKVQFDAGKMNLASGLYIYQIVTESPGARNVKSLKMLLIK from the coding sequence ATGGTGAGAACATTTTTATTATTAATCAGCATTTTATGTGCTGTTGGCGATGCATATTCTCAGTACAAGATTAAAGAAACTTTCGAAACGGCAGTTTATCCCCCTACAGGATGGACAGAAAATGATGCAAGTGATATCATTTCAAGAAGCACGAGCGCAAGCGGATTTGGTTTTGGTACGGGAAGCATCAAAGCGGATTTTTTTAACGTTACAAGCGGCACTTCTACTCTAACTACTCAAAGCTTCAGTAACTTATCAGGCAACGACACTCTGGTGTTCGATTACGCCTATGCACCTTACACAGGCTATAGCCCGGATTCTTTATATATCAGAATTTCAACTGATAACGGCGCAACTTTCAATGTTACCTTAGGTGCGTATTTATTAAGTAATATTGCAACAGCCACTGCAACGGATTTTGAATTTACTCCGGGTGCGGGCCAATGGGCGACCATTAAATTAAAACTGGATGCAGCTGTTACAGGCAATACATCGCTGGTTCAATTCGGTTTTGTATCTAATTACGGCAATTCATTATTTATAGATAATATTACTTTAGGCAATACTCCTACTGTGGATATTCAGGCGCTCTCAATTGAAAACAGAGGCACTCAATATTTTACATCAAGCAATATTTCTCCTTACGGAAAATACAGAAACAACGGAACTACACTTGCAACAGTAAATGTAACGCGGACAATTTCACCCGGCGGATATTCCAGCACTTTATCAATGACTCATGTTACACCGGGAGAAATAAGAACCGGAATATTTGACCCGTTCTCTTTCAGTCCCGGAAATACTTACACTGTAAGAGATTCAGTTTATTTTAGCGGAGACGGCGATGCATCAAATGATACTTTATCAGGAACATTCATTCCAAAAGTTGCTAACACAGTTTTATTGTACTGGAATGATGCGGCAAGTAAAGATTCGCTTGTAACACATCTCAATGCAGGAGGATATTCAGGGGTTTATGATGTTATTTCAATGAGCGAATATGCAGGTTCATTACTCGCATGGAGGTCAGTGTTTGCATTATTCGGAACAGGCACAAGCTGGAACGATGCGATAAGGGATTCACTTAAATCATTCCTTGATAATTCAGTAGCTGAAAGCCAGAAGACACTTGCAGTATTCGGCAATGATTTGGCATTGGTAAATGACCCGATTTACAACAACTCGGCAAGCATATCAGATACAACATTCTTAAGACAATATTTACATGCTCAGTATATAGGTGATAACTGGCTGACCTCTGTTCCATTGGCAGCATCAGTTTTAAAAGGAACCGGCAGTTTACTTCCGATTGCATCTTCAGTTATAACTGATGCTTCACCTGATTTCGTTAAACCCGTAAATAACGGCGTGGCTGGATTAGTACCATTCACTGAAGACGGCAACGGCGATACGGCAACAACTGTTATTTACGACGGCACTACATATAACTCTTTGTTCTGTACAAATCTTTATTCTAAATTTTCTACGAATACCAATATGGTATTCACAACAATATCACAATGGGTATTCGATAGCAGCGGAGTCCTTCCGGTAGAACTTGCAAATTTCTCCTATGATGTTGAGCAGAACAATGTTAATCTAAAATGGATGACGGTCTCTGAAAATAATAACTCAGGTTTTGATATTGAAAGAAAACTTGGGAATAGCTCATGGCAGAGAATCAGCTTTGTAAGAGGTAATTCAACTTCTAATACTCAGCATTCTTATTCCTATACGGACAATATTACCAATGCAGGTGTTTATAATTACAGACTGAAGCAGATAGATTTTAACGGAAATTATAAATATTACAATCTGAATTCAGAAGTAAATATAGGTGCTCCGAAAAAATTTACTTTGAAGCAGAATTATCCGAATCCTTTTAATCCTTCGACGAATATTGAATACGAACTTCCCGATAATGCAAAAGTAATGATAAATATTTATGATGTAACAGGAAGACTTGCAGGTACGCTTGTAAATGATGTACAAAACGCGGGATATTACAAAGTACAGTTTGATGCAGGCAAAATGAATCTTGCAAGCGGACTTTATATTTATCAGATAGTAACAGAAAGCCCGGGCGCAAGAAATGTTAAAAGCTTAAAAATGCTGCTTATAAAATAA
- a CDS encoding metal-dependent transcriptional regulator: MENKSIEDYLKNIYSIKAVTGKVTTSLLAEKLNISSAAVSEMISKLSKSGYISNTPYKGFELTGKGEKIAVNLIRKHRLWEVFLVKHLKYPWDKVHAEAERLEHSSSDELIKNLEQFMNFPKFDPHGEPIPDINGNIDVCNDFQLSKAEPGISYTVKRVSDENSEILAYLSKIGLKLNDKIKVLEKINFDNSIQIQNKTLKLFLSEKLSNCIFVSQ, translated from the coding sequence ATGGAAAATAAAAGCATAGAGGATTATTTAAAAAATATTTATTCAATCAAAGCTGTTACGGGCAAAGTTACAACTTCGCTGCTTGCAGAAAAACTGAATATCAGCTCAGCGGCAGTAAGTGAAATGATATCAAAGCTTTCAAAATCAGGTTATATTTCTAATACACCATATAAGGGGTTTGAACTTACGGGCAAAGGTGAAAAAATTGCCGTTAACTTGATCCGCAAACACAGGCTTTGGGAAGTTTTTTTAGTAAAACATTTAAAATACCCGTGGGATAAAGTCCATGCGGAAGCCGAACGGCTTGAACATTCTTCCTCTGATGAGCTCATAAAAAACCTTGAGCAGTTTATGAATTTTCCTAAGTTCGATCCTCATGGAGAACCTATACCCGATATAAACGGAAACATAGATGTATGTAATGATTTTCAGTTATCAAAGGCAGAGCCGGGTATATCTTATACTGTGAAAAGAGTTTCAGATGAAAATTCTGAAATACTTGCTTACTTATCTAAGATAGGACTTAAGCTTAACGATAAAATAAAAGTCCTTGAAAAAATAAACTTCGATAACTCAATTCAGATTCAGAATAAAACTTTAAAACTTTTTCTTAGTGAAAAACTTTCTAATTGTATTTTTGTATCACAATAA
- a CDS encoding response regulator codes for MKILLVEDQFINQKLMKNVLEKGGYEVTAASDGETALKLLGETKFDIILMDIQMPELNGYEVAKRFREMEKESGTHTPILAMTANSLAGDREKSLDSGMDDYIAKPLNMVEINARIEALIKGNK; via the coding sequence TTGAAAATTTTATTAGTAGAAGATCAGTTCATTAACCAGAAGTTAATGAAAAATGTTTTAGAAAAGGGCGGCTACGAAGTAACTGCAGCAAGCGACGGCGAAACTGCTTTAAAATTATTAGGCGAAACTAAATTCGATATTATTTTGATGGATATTCAGATGCCCGAGCTTAACGGATATGAAGTAGCAAAACGTTTCAGGGAAATGGAAAAAGAAAGCGGCACTCACACACCTATTTTAGCAATGACTGCAAATTCATTGGCAGGCGACAGGGAGAAATCTCTGGATTCCGGAATGGATGATTATATAGCAAAGCCCCTGAACATGGTTGAAATCAACGCACGAATAGAGGCTTTGATCAAAGGTAATAAATAA
- a CDS encoding transporter, translating into MTPIKLLFLALFFLTPVILFAQDIESDRPDKTDSPNTLDKGKFQIETGIEYSLHKFDNISVYGLDTSYNLNLRIKTLTAPTTLFRYGLLKNVELRLGFDFDRQTLSSDNNVEFGNSGSLSLNPPTIGAKVFISKGEGIIPDFGVIGTVKLPKIGDEDKQVKYFVPELTLAFTNEINNKLSVGYNLGVAWSDDLEDKDFSYSASLGYSITPKLGSFAEIFGNIPKSGGVSDQNLDAGLTYLVKKNIVIDVYGGLGLSEESNNFFIGSGISIVLN; encoded by the coding sequence ATGACCCCAATAAAATTATTATTCTTAGCATTGTTTTTTTTAACACCTGTAATTTTATTTGCGCAGGATATAGAATCTGACAGACCTGATAAAACGGATTCACCGAATACTTTAGATAAAGGTAAATTTCAAATTGAGACGGGTATAGAATATTCTTTACATAAATTTGATAATATTTCTGTTTATGGTTTAGATACTTCCTACAATTTAAATTTAAGAATTAAAACTCTTACCGCTCCTACAACTCTTTTTAGATATGGGCTTTTGAAAAATGTCGAATTAAGATTGGGTTTTGATTTTGACCGCCAGACTCTTAGCAGCGATAATAATGTAGAATTCGGAAATAGCGGTTCATTAAGCCTAAACCCACCAACTATTGGAGCCAAAGTATTTATATCAAAAGGAGAAGGAATCATCCCGGATTTTGGAGTGATTGGAACTGTCAAACTGCCTAAAATCGGAGATGAGGATAAACAGGTTAAATATTTTGTTCCTGAGCTTACTCTGGCATTTACAAATGAAATAAATAATAAATTAAGTGTTGGATATAATCTCGGAGTTGCGTGGAGCGATGACCTTGAAGATAAAGATTTCTCATATTCTGCATCTTTAGGTTATTCAATTACACCTAAGCTTGGTTCATTTGCGGAGATTTTTGGAAACATTCCCAAGTCCGGCGGTGTCTCTGACCAAAATTTAGATGCAGGACTTACATATTTAGTGAAAAAAAATATTGTGATTGATGTTTACGGAGGATTGGGATTATCTGAAGAATCAAATAACTTCTTTATTGGTTCAGGAATATCAATCGTATTAAATTAA
- a CDS encoding dicarboxylate/amino acid:cation symporter, whose protein sequence is MKLPKLHIQILIGLILGIIFGYLFGVKTNELKIISLTGVNTIKDWSDVSFLQKDSVLKSFNGQSQLSIIRFFDTYKKSEKLTQLKLKITYPDNNSAFFENIKSLERESSIASDIKPIGEIFIRLLNMIAVPLVLASLIVGAASLHDLKNVLSIGGKTLGFYLLTAVLTITSSMVLAVLVNPGSHITPDAKARLLDAFKDEAVSTTNYKFDLINFFVEIVPKNPFKGLVEGDFLQIVLFAILTGLFLSFIPKDKSKKVIDFFDGISQAMIKMVEAVIKFAPIAVFALISSTVSEFGFSILQTLIYYFFTVIVALLISTFVIYPVLLKLFSGANVIDFFKTQRQVMAVAFTTSSSSATMPINLDVCENVLKIPNKIVSFILPLGTTINKDGTALYQAISAIFIAQVYGFELSIPMMLTIFVASLITGAATAPVAGAGLIMLVVVLKAAGLPIEGVALILGIDRLLNMSRAVTNVVADSVCCVVVAKSEGEFKGIPKLLKEN, encoded by the coding sequence ATGAAGCTGCCTAAACTTCACATACAGATTTTAATAGGATTAATACTTGGAATTATCTTCGGATATTTATTCGGAGTTAAAACCAATGAATTAAAAATAATTTCTCTGACGGGTGTAAACACTATTAAAGACTGGAGTGATGTTTCTTTTTTGCAGAAAGATTCTGTATTGAAATCTTTCAATGGGCAATCGCAGCTATCTATAATAAGATTTTTTGATACCTACAAAAAATCTGAAAAACTTACACAGTTAAAATTAAAGATAACATATCCCGATAATAACTCTGCTTTTTTTGAAAATATAAAATCATTAGAGAGGGAATCCTCAATTGCGTCCGATATAAAACCAATCGGAGAGATTTTTATCCGCTTGCTAAATATGATTGCAGTACCGCTTGTACTTGCATCATTGATTGTCGGCGCGGCTTCACTTCATGATTTGAAAAATGTGCTATCCATAGGAGGGAAGACGTTAGGATTTTATTTGCTGACAGCTGTTCTAACGATAACTTCATCAATGGTTTTGGCAGTATTGGTAAATCCTGGTTCGCACATAACTCCCGATGCAAAAGCAAGGCTGCTTGATGCATTCAAAGATGAAGCGGTGAGCACAACTAATTACAAGTTTGATTTAATAAATTTTTTTGTTGAGATTGTTCCGAAAAATCCTTTCAAGGGATTAGTAGAAGGAGATTTTCTTCAAATAGTTTTATTTGCAATTCTTACAGGATTATTTCTGTCATTCATACCAAAAGATAAATCAAAAAAGGTAATTGATTTTTTCGACGGCATTTCTCAGGCAATGATAAAAATGGTTGAGGCAGTTATAAAATTTGCTCCGATTGCAGTCTTTGCTTTGATATCTTCCACAGTATCTGAGTTCGGATTTTCAATTCTACAAACACTCATTTATTATTTCTTTACAGTAATAGTTGCGCTGTTGATTTCAACTTTTGTAATTTATCCTGTTCTGTTAAAATTATTTTCCGGAGCGAACGTAATTGATTTCTTCAAAACTCAGAGACAGGTTATGGCAGTTGCTTTTACAACAAGCTCTTCATCGGCTACGATGCCGATAAATCTTGATGTGTGCGAGAACGTTTTGAAAATCCCTAACAAAATTGTATCCTTCATTCTTCCTCTTGGAACAACAATAAACAAAGACGGCACTGCGCTTTACCAGGCAATATCAGCAATCTTCATTGCGCAGGTGTATGGTTTTGAGCTATCAATACCTATGATGCTTACGATATTTGTTGCTTCGCTTATTACGGGAGCGGCTACTGCTCCGGTAGCAGGCGCGGGACTTATAATGCTGGTTGTTGTGCTTAAAGCAGCAGGGCTTCCGATAGAAGGAGTTGCATTAATTTTAGGAATAGACCGGCTGCTTAATATGTCGCGCGCAGTTACTAACGTTGTTGCCGATTCCGTTTGCTGCGTTGTTGTAGCGAAGTCGGAAGGAGAGTTTAAGGGAATCCCCAAGCTGCTCAAGGAAAATTAA